Proteins found in one Bacillales bacterium genomic segment:
- the comGG gene encoding competence type IV pilus minor pilin ComGG, which translates to MSFCLTHLRRSEKGFVLPLTMVVALLLTGYALFQWHMYDADKRFLREKENSLRLSLLIESGIADFAAAVERNHDHLQFTYKTGSVSMKIENRGDTSRVTLRAETKKGESRTIRFQYDKINDKIMAWKGIEGE; encoded by the coding sequence ATGTCTTTTTGTCTTACGCATCTCAGGCGAAGTGAGAAAGGCTTTGTGTTGCCGTTGACGATGGTTGTCGCACTGCTTTTGACCGGTTACGCCTTGTTTCAATGGCACATGTACGATGCAGACAAACGCTTCTTGCGCGAAAAGGAAAATTCCTTGCGGCTTTCGTTGTTAATCGAAAGCGGAATCGCCGACTTCGCGGCCGCAGTTGAAAGAAATCACGATCATCTGCAGTTCACCTATAAAACGGGAAGTGTGAGCATGAAGATTGAGAACAGGGGTGACACGAGCCGCGTAACCTTGCGCGCCGAAACGAAGAAAGGGGAAAGCCGAACGATTCGTTTCCAATATGATAAAATAAACGACAAAATCATGGCGTGGAAGGGGATCGAGGGTGAATGA
- a CDS encoding YqzE family protein, which produces MSSDDLVRYITEQMMKHYKQPKTERKQRRAQKKTARPPFANRWFGLLPYAVAFFLRRFRRS; this is translated from the coding sequence ATGTCATCCGATGATTTGGTCCGGTACATTACCGAGCAAATGATGAAACATTACAAGCAGCCGAAAACGGAACGAAAACAGCGCCGTGCGCAAAAAAAGACGGCTCGGCCGCCGTTTGCCAACCGCTGGTTCGGCTTGTTGCCGTATGCGGTCGCTTTCTTTCTCAGAAGGTTTCGCAGGAGTTGA
- a CDS encoding ComGF family competence protein — MRIGKNESGFTLVESMIALAALTLILGLFPLVLKAVDLPAANDSMNEWETVLFFQQVKTEILTADAIAIGGKRLDLRMRDGTVVGYVFKNGKLVRKVNGRGSVWLLQHVRDVRFARVGKGVSIVVEGTKGRKVSHVFLSYASQAK; from the coding sequence ATGCGGATCGGCAAAAATGAATCCGGCTTTACGCTCGTTGAATCGATGATCGCCTTGGCGGCTTTAACGCTCATCCTCGGCCTATTTCCGCTCGTATTGAAAGCGGTAGACCTTCCGGCGGCAAATGATTCCATGAACGAGTGGGAAACGGTCTTGTTTTTTCAACAAGTGAAAACGGAGATTCTTACGGCCGATGCGATCGCCATCGGCGGCAAACGGCTCGATTTGCGCATGCGGGACGGGACGGTCGTCGGCTACGTATTCAAAAACGGGAAGCTGGTGCGAAAAGTGAACGGACGCGGGAGCGTTTGGCTGCTTCAACACGTGCGGGACGTGCGGTTTGCGAGAGTTGGCAAAGGGGTTTCGATCGTCGTTGAAGGGACGAAAGGGAGGAAAGTGAGTCATGTCTTTTTGTCTTACGCATCTCAGGCGAAGTGA
- a CDS encoding type II secretion system protein produces MKKGNGFSLVETMAALFVLTIVVAGTIPVVTKLYEERAAAHEKARALNLLENELHRWLLIGKIKKHHDIKRGSVMYHVHSNGIDNGNALTVCIRWKASNERRYESCGSAKMNPALRSLNR; encoded by the coding sequence TTGAAAAAGGGTAATGGATTTTCCCTTGTCGAGACGATGGCAGCATTGTTTGTATTGACGATCGTCGTTGCTGGAACAATTCCGGTGGTCACCAAGCTGTATGAAGAGCGGGCGGCGGCGCATGAAAAAGCGAGAGCGTTAAATCTATTGGAAAATGAGCTGCATCGCTGGCTGTTGATCGGAAAAATCAAGAAGCATCACGACATTAAAAGGGGTTCCGTGATGTATCATGTTCACTCGAACGGCATCGATAACGGCAACGCTCTTACGGTTTGCATCCGTTGGAAAGCAAGCAATGAAAGAAGGTATGAATCATGCGGATCGGCAAAAATGAATCCGGCTTTACGCTCGTTGAATCGATGA
- the comGA gene encoding competence type IV pilus ATPase ComGA yields the protein MNDVEVKSRNLFVNAAALGASDIHFHPRAKDTLVRLRLNAKLINVERVPNRFYEKWISHLKFLAGMDIGEKRKPQNASLDVRILDNFVNLRLSTLPTPYHESLVIRLLPQQQTLSLHELALFPRSYDKLISLLFPLEGLVLLTGPTGSGKTTLLYALLSELEQKYAPKVITIEDPVEVKNDNYIQMEVNEKAGLTYAEGLKAILRHDPDVIMIGEIRHEETAKIAVRAAMTGHLVLTTMHTTDSWGAVYRLLEFGIPLSFLQQSLNAVVAQRLVSLLCPFCGPNCHPSCFSRRKRTRLGVYEILSGHPLKQWVSSLTNGDQSPARPKITSLRDEIKKGVAYGFLAEQVLSETKTVDVSWQG from the coding sequence TTGAATGATGTTGAAGTAAAAAGCCGAAATCTGTTTGTCAATGCCGCTGCCCTTGGAGCCTCTGACATTCACTTTCATCCTCGCGCTAAGGACACCCTCGTCCGCTTAAGGTTGAATGCAAAACTTATCAATGTCGAACGTGTGCCGAACCGATTTTATGAGAAATGGATTTCTCACTTGAAATTTCTTGCCGGTATGGACATTGGCGAGAAACGAAAGCCGCAAAATGCTTCCCTCGATGTGCGAATCCTCGATAACTTCGTCAATCTTCGTCTCTCTACATTGCCCACTCCATATCACGAAAGCCTCGTGATTCGCCTCTTGCCGCAACAACAAACCCTTTCTTTGCATGAACTTGCCTTGTTCCCGCGATCGTATGACAAACTTATCTCATTGCTGTTTCCGCTTGAAGGTCTTGTGCTGCTCACTGGACCGACCGGATCTGGAAAAACAACTTTGCTGTATGCGTTACTTTCCGAGCTTGAACAGAAATATGCCCCGAAGGTGATCACGATCGAAGACCCGGTTGAGGTGAAGAATGACAATTATATTCAAATGGAAGTGAACGAAAAGGCGGGATTGACTTACGCAGAAGGTTTGAAAGCGATCCTTCGGCATGATCCGGACGTAATCATGATCGGTGAAATACGTCATGAGGAAACGGCGAAAATCGCGGTGCGTGCAGCAATGACCGGCCACCTCGTCCTGACTACGATGCATACAACCGATTCATGGGGAGCGGTTTATCGTCTGTTGGAGTTCGGCATCCCGCTGTCGTTTTTACAACAATCGTTGAACGCCGTCGTCGCTCAGCGGCTCGTATCTTTGTTATGCCCATTTTGCGGACCGAATTGCCACCCTTCTTGTTTTTCCCGCAGAAAACGGACGAGGCTTGGGGTGTATGAAATTTTATCGGGACATCCGTTGAAACAATGGGTCTCTTCCTTGACGAACGGAGATCAGTCACCCGCGCGTCCGAAAATCACATCGCTTCGCGATGAAATCAAAAAGGGGGTCGCTTACGGTTTTCTTGCTGAACAAGTACTTTCTGAAACGAAGACGGTGGACGTATCATGGCAAGGCTGA
- a CDS encoding shikimate kinase — MNPVYLTGFMGSGKTTVGKALAAELGLPVVDTDTYIEKMTGRRIKEIFAEQGETGFRRLETQALKAVTKENTVITTGGGIVLSRENREFMKKRGTVVHLRCTAEEIMRRLANDQDRPLLRGKDMESVQRMYADRLPLYEQCDLEIDTTGASVETIVRRCCARLITRSE, encoded by the coding sequence ATGAATCCGGTCTATTTAACAGGTTTCATGGGAAGCGGCAAAACAACGGTCGGAAAAGCGCTCGCAGCCGAACTCGGCCTACCGGTCGTCGATACGGACACTTACATTGAAAAGATGACCGGTCGACGAATCAAGGAAATATTTGCTGAACAAGGGGAAACGGGCTTTCGCCGGTTGGAAACGCAGGCATTGAAGGCGGTGACGAAGGAAAATACGGTCATAACGACAGGGGGAGGCATCGTATTAAGCAGGGAAAACCGCGAATTCATGAAAAAAAGGGGGACGGTTGTCCATTTGCGTTGTACGGCGGAGGAAATCATGAGGCGGTTGGCGAACGATCAAGACCGGCCGTTGCTGCGTGGAAAAGACATGGAGAGTGTTCAACGGATGTATGCGGACAGGCTGCCGCTGTACGAACAATGTGATTTGGAAATCGACACGACCGGTGCATCGGTGGAGACGATTGTTCGCCGATGTTGCGCGCGCTTGATTACGCGAAGCGAATAA
- the comGB gene encoding competence type IV pilus assembly protein ComGB: MLNKYFLKRRRWTYHGKAEFLQRLGKLLEQGYTLSEGITFLTYHQPEHVRSILAEVAQQLKQGESFHEVLEDNGFPKDVLGYLFFSEQYGDLAFALKESGTLMIRRCETKKRFFRLVRYPLFLLWMVGLLIVFMMQFLFPQFDSIYGSLDVELPWLTRSFLSFIHTLPTLLIFACLLACFLLLYYWTHFRKLHPHAQLTFLGRVPLLKQWIPLVVSQYFCVQLGHLLKGGLSIYEALSVFENQHHLLFFQQEATNMKASLRDGQELKDVLRKNRFYVPELSQIIAFGQRNGDLPRELFAYGRLLMTLIETRMARAMGVLQPLLFAGVGIVVLVMYVSILLPIFHLLDAM; this comes from the coding sequence TTGCTGAACAAGTACTTTCTGAAACGAAGACGGTGGACGTATCATGGCAAGGCTGAATTTTTGCAGCGGCTCGGCAAGTTGTTGGAACAAGGCTACACATTGTCCGAAGGGATCACATTTTTGACCTACCATCAACCGGAACACGTTCGCTCCATTTTGGCTGAAGTTGCGCAACAGTTGAAACAAGGGGAGTCGTTCCATGAAGTGCTGGAGGACAATGGTTTTCCGAAAGACGTTCTTGGGTATTTGTTTTTTTCCGAACAATACGGGGACTTGGCTTTCGCTTTAAAGGAAAGCGGCACACTAATGATCCGCCGGTGCGAAACGAAGAAGCGGTTTTTCCGTCTTGTCCGCTATCCGCTGTTTTTACTATGGATGGTCGGCCTGCTTATTGTGTTCATGATGCAATTTTTGTTCCCGCAATTCGATTCGATTTACGGTTCCCTTGACGTCGAACTTCCATGGCTTACCCGCTCGTTTTTATCGTTCATCCATACGCTCCCGACCTTACTCATCTTCGCATGTCTCCTCGCTTGTTTTTTACTTCTTTATTATTGGACGCATTTCCGCAAGTTACACCCGCATGCCCAACTGACTTTTCTCGGCCGCGTACCGTTATTGAAACAGTGGATTCCGCTCGTTGTCTCACAATACTTTTGCGTGCAGCTCGGTCATCTGCTCAAGGGAGGATTGTCGATTTATGAAGCGTTGTCAGTGTTTGAAAACCAACACCATCTTCTTTTCTTTCAACAAGAAGCGACGAACATGAAAGCCTCCTTGCGTGACGGTCAAGAATTGAAGGACGTTTTACGAAAAAACCGTTTTTATGTGCCGGAGCTATCCCAGATCATTGCATTTGGGCAGCGGAACGGCGACTTGCCTCGCGAACTGTTTGCGTACGGCCGACTGTTGATGACTTTGATCGAAACGCGAATGGCGCGGGCGATGGGCGTGTTGCAGCCGCTGTTGTTTGCCGGTGTCGGTATTGTCGTACTTGTCATGTACGTATCGATTTTGCTGCCGATCTTTCATTTGCTCGACGCGATGTAA
- a CDS encoding YqhG family protein produces the protein MEQRDIHDYLEKFFRASGCELLENDGKSLNVQLTVDMDKRLMNRPFYWKYVENTGMDGEPLSLRLITDPERAKAEKGEFIHFGSPRLHQIFRTAKQLGSFVRLYEQVETGEHRSVPLDPWLLLNLKISYQCDRKKDRLESYGLHLINGQLLESMQERLDAVSLTPKIPDYCFTISPIIKPNSGLKRVEQKIQSMIAAENDDWAEEARRRWAEDFALLKEFYETRNEDDEEREWYEKEQQALKNQYEPKVDISLINAGLVYLTKRRMQ, from the coding sequence ATGGAACAGCGTGACATCCATGACTATTTAGAAAAGTTCTTTCGCGCGAGCGGTTGCGAACTATTGGAGAACGACGGAAAATCGTTGAACGTGCAGTTGACCGTCGATATGGATAAACGATTAATGAATCGTCCGTTTTATTGGAAGTACGTCGAAAATACGGGGATGGACGGCGAGCCGCTTTCCTTGCGGCTGATCACCGACCCGGAACGTGCAAAAGCGGAAAAAGGCGAATTCATCCATTTCGGTTCGCCCCGCCTTCATCAAATCTTTCGGACCGCCAAACAGCTCGGTTCATTCGTTCGCTTGTATGAACAGGTGGAAACCGGCGAGCACCGCTCCGTTCCCCTTGACCCGTGGCTGTTATTGAACTTAAAAATTTCCTACCAATGCGACCGAAAAAAGGATCGTCTCGAATCCTACGGCCTTCATCTCATAAACGGGCAGTTGCTCGAATCGATGCAAGAACGGCTTGATGCCGTTTCACTAACGCCAAAAATCCCCGATTATTGCTTTACGATTTCACCGATCATCAAACCGAACAGCGGGTTGAAACGGGTGGAACAGAAAATCCAATCGATGATCGCCGCAGAAAACGATGACTGGGCGGAAGAAGCGCGCCGCCGTTGGGCAGAAGACTTTGCTCTGTTGAAGGAATTTTACGAAACTCGAAACGAAGACGATGAAGAACGAGAATGGTACGAAAAAGAACAACAGGCGTTAAAAAACCAATACGAGCCGAAAGTGGACATCTCTTTAATCAACGCCGGACTTGTGTATTTAACGAAAAGACGCATGCAATGA
- a CDS encoding SAM-dependent methyltransferase encodes MKKLVEQLIRSSPEHRIDMARYMETVLYHETEGYYRKTGEKIGRQGDFYTSASMHPVFGKVLAECFIEWCSRFQIQPSICELGAGGGTLAASVIEHWQATSRETFADLHYYVIEGSPYHRELIKKRIPGDGPLVVFDSLEAFVAKHRAFDGIFLSNEFFDALPVRVVENDGEALKEIAVTINEYGKLCETVVPLTDPTVVDWIDRYGYLPEKGQRIEIPIAMTEVLDQITASLKRGLVLTFDYGFTEKEAKHPSRRRGTLRGYYRHQLIGDVLAHPGNMDLTFHVPLDAYRKIMSDRDMMSVWSGTQRQFLLKNGIRSHLRQPEDTDPFSDARKQNRAVFNLISEAGMGHAFSVLLHKKKE; translated from the coding sequence TTGAAAAAGCTCGTCGAACAACTCATTCGAAGCTCACCAGAGCATCGAATCGACATGGCTCGTTACATGGAGACGGTTTTGTATCACGAAACGGAAGGTTATTATCGAAAAACAGGTGAAAAAATCGGGAGACAGGGTGATTTTTATACAAGCGCTTCCATGCATCCCGTCTTTGGCAAAGTGCTCGCGGAATGTTTTATCGAATGGTGCAGCCGGTTTCAGATCCAACCGTCGATCTGCGAACTTGGTGCAGGCGGCGGAACGCTGGCGGCATCCGTGATTGAACATTGGCAGGCAACGTCCAGAGAAACTTTTGCCGATTTACATTATTACGTAATCGAAGGAAGCCCGTATCACCGCGAGCTCATAAAAAAAAGAATACCTGGAGACGGACCGCTCGTCGTCTTTGACAGCCTCGAAGCTTTTGTCGCAAAGCACCGTGCGTTCGACGGGATTTTTTTATCCAATGAATTTTTTGATGCGCTGCCCGTGCGAGTGGTCGAAAATGACGGCGAAGCGCTGAAAGAGATTGCGGTGACGATCAACGAATACGGGAAATTGTGTGAAACAGTCGTTCCACTAACGGATCCAACGGTTGTCGATTGGATCGATCGATACGGGTATCTTCCGGAAAAAGGGCAAAGAATCGAAATTCCGATCGCGATGACGGAAGTGTTGGATCAAATCACCGCAAGTCTCAAGCGGGGACTCGTCCTTACATTCGATTACGGGTTCACGGAAAAAGAAGCGAAACACCCCTCGCGGCGCAGAGGAACATTGAGAGGATATTACCGGCACCAGCTGATTGGCGACGTGCTTGCCCATCCCGGAAACATGGATTTGACATTCCACGTGCCGCTTGACGCTTATCGGAAAATAATGTCCGATCGTGATATGATGTCCGTGTGGAGTGGAACCCAAAGGCAATTTTTATTGAAAAACGGGATTAGGTCTCACTTAAGACAACCGGAGGACACTGATCCTTTTTCTGACGCCCGCAAACAAAATCGTGCCGTTTTCAACCTGATTTCGGAAGCGGGAATGGGGCATGCGTTTTCGGTGCTTCTGCATAAGAAAAAGGAATAA
- the comGC gene encoding competence type IV pilus major pilin ComGC yields MLKNEQGFTLIEMMIVLMIISVLLMIAIPNMVKSNNVVKEKTCESTIHLLQSEVETYAVEHGGTMPNSLTALKEEGYVDKVRCPDAELRLVDGRVMRDVDASQ; encoded by the coding sequence GTGTTAAAGAACGAACAGGGATTTACATTGATTGAAATGATGATCGTTTTGATGATCATCTCGGTATTGCTGATGATCGCGATTCCGAACATGGTGAAAAGCAACAATGTTGTAAAAGAAAAGACATGCGAATCGACAATTCATTTGCTGCAGAGTGAAGTAGAGACGTACGCGGTCGAACATGGCGGGACTATGCCGAATTCATTGACGGCATTAAAAGAGGAAGGTTATGTGGACAAGGTGCGTTGTCCTGATGCGGAATTGCGGCTCGTGGACGGACGGGTGATGCGTGATGTAGATGCTTCGCAATAA
- the comGD gene encoding competence type IV pilus minor pilin ComGD, producing the protein MLRNKELSRENGFTMVEMLIVLFVIVSVTSIVHASFRTFHASRETAYELHQIVQDLYLAQETAIARGESVHFVIHRREHEYALTARDETVLFERSYDAHLEVTSNFGYTITFHGDGNIARFGTLKIAAGGNRYKIVFHIGKGRFYVEKG; encoded by the coding sequence ATGCTTCGCAATAAAGAGCTATCCCGTGAGAACGGATTTACGATGGTGGAAATGCTCATCGTCTTGTTCGTGATCGTTTCGGTCACTTCGATCGTTCACGCTTCGTTCCGCACTTTCCATGCCTCACGCGAAACAGCGTACGAGCTTCATCAGATCGTGCAAGATCTTTACTTGGCTCAGGAAACGGCGATAGCTCGCGGGGAATCCGTACATTTCGTGATTCACCGGCGGGAACATGAATACGCTTTGACGGCACGGGACGAAACCGTCCTTTTCGAGAGAAGCTATGATGCTCACCTCGAAGTGACGAGCAACTTCGGTTACACGATTACCTTTCACGGCGACGGAAACATCGCCAGATTCGGAACGTTGAAGATCGCCGCTGGCGGAAACCGTTACAAAATCGTTTTCCACATCGGAAAAGGGAGATTTTATGTTGAAAAAGGGTAA
- a CDS encoding DUF2626 domain-containing protein, with protein sequence MPRMFRVLAFWTLVFAIMLNVGGMFDAALLFYGQTVIFYCLGLLNLSERTYLYIFGAYLTLFFIGFTYWTTFVMVPGGSPQ encoded by the coding sequence ATGCCGCGCATGTTTCGCGTTCTCGCATTTTGGACGCTTGTTTTCGCAATCATGTTGAACGTTGGCGGAATGTTTGACGCCGCATTGTTGTTTTACGGGCAAACGGTCATCTTTTATTGTTTAGGACTTTTAAATTTATCCGAACGCACTTACCTGTATATTTTTGGCGCGTATTTGACCTTGTTTTTCATTGGTTTCACGTACTGGACCACGTTCGTCATGGTCCCCGGCGGAAGCCCTCAATAA